Proteins from a single region of Macaca fascicularis isolate 582-1 chromosome 5, T2T-MFA8v1.1:
- the C5H4orf36 gene encoding uncharacterized protein C4orf36 homolog — protein MAYGLPRKNTVKTILRGSCYNVQEPWDLALLAKNWYTNLANIKLPFLEEISFGGSVQLTKCNTVKDGLLPSAESIKLEREYEVKRLCKLKCQENTSEEIKLLLRERPAGLRRPLPSK, from the exons ATGGCGTATGGATTGCCAAGAAAGAACACAGTGAAAACCATTTTGCGGGGCAGTTGTTATAAtgt ACAGGAACCTTGGGATCTTGCACTGCTTGCAAAGAACTGGTACACAAACCTAGCCAATATCAAGTTGCCTTTCTTGGAAGAAATTTCATTTGGTGGTTCTGTGCAGCTCACAAAATGTAACACCGTTAAAGATGGACTGCTCCCTTCTGCAGAAT ccatCAAACTCGAAAGGGAGTATGAAGTGAAGCGTCTTTGTAAACTGAAATGTCAAGAAAATACATCTGAGGAAATTAAGCTTCTCCTGAGGGAAAGGCCAGCCGGTTTGAGAAGACCTCTTCCATCTAAATGA